The following coding sequences lie in one Oryctolagus cuniculus chromosome 7, mOryCun1.1, whole genome shotgun sequence genomic window:
- the LOC103350157 gene encoding TATA box-binding protein-associated factor RNA polymerase I subunit D-like, producing MDKSEMDPLDHMTSDATMEIDNESDDSSSGSSVFKTQCVPSSPNWRPKNTIRKPVHSSKIVETTDSSSDSSVEPRPLTLKALIAKFKKKKRKRRKQKYKATGRPVGRPKGRKNTKISHVDKNQFKDKGPRFSFLESENGTQPSPWRKILTFEQAVARGFFNYIEKLKYEYHLKESLKQMDVGDDLEKEDLDSRRYKYLDDDGSISPIEESVAEDEEAAHPEQEECDIKLVDSSCFIINSEFPKLNVNSEQNVKEAISSKKRASKVKNTAQKMEPPEKETATGN from the coding sequence ATGGACAAGTCAGAAATGGACCCTCTTGACCACATGACATCTGATGCAACTATGGAAATTGATAATGAAAGTGATGACAGTTCATCTGGTAGCAGTGTGTTTAAAACTCAATGTGTTCCTTCCTCACCTAATTGGAGGCCAAAAAACACCATTAGAAAACCTGTTCATTCATCTAAAATTGTCGAAACAACAGATTCTTCAAGTGATTCATCTGTAGAACCAAGACCATTGACACTAAAAGCGCTTAttgcaaaatttaagaaaaagaaacgtaaaaggagaaaacagaaatacaaggCAACAGGAAGGCCAGTAGGCAGGCCTAAAGGACGGAAAAACACTAAAATATCACATGTAGATAAAAACCAATTTAAAGACAAAGGACCTAGGTTCTCATTTTTAGAATCAGAGAATGGAACTCAACCATCACCTTGGAGGAAAATTTTAACCTTTGAGCAAGCAGTTGCAAGAGGATTTTTTAATTACATTGAAAAACTGAAGTATGAATATCACCTGAAAGAATCTCTGAAACAAATGGATGTTGGTGATGAtttagaaaaggaagatcttgACAGTCGAAGATACAAGTATTTGGATGATGATGGATCTATATCTCCTATTGAAGAATCAGTAGCAGAGGATGAGGAAGCAGCACACCCTGAACAGGAGGAATGTGATATCAAATTGGTTGACAGTAGTTGTTTCATAATAAATTCGGAATTCCCAAAACTGAATGTGAATTCAGAACAGAATGTGAAAGAAGCCATTTCATCTAAAAAGAGAGCCTCAAAAGTCAAAAACACTGCACAGAAGATGGAACCTCCTGAAAAGGAGACAGCAACAGGAAACTGA